The sequence below is a genomic window from Humulus lupulus chromosome 3, drHumLupu1.1, whole genome shotgun sequence.
attgttggaggcatcGAATACAAACCTCAGGGCACTGTGAGCCCTGTGCCCTTCGAGGGATACCAAGATCAAGCCCGCTCCAGCTCTATTTTCATTGGAGAACCCATCTTCGTATAGCTTACATGTAGGCCCAGCACCCGGGGCATCCTCGGGTCTCTCGTGGTTTCTCGTGCACTCGAAAATGAAATGTGCTAgtgcctgtcccttgatggaagTCCTCAGGTGATACGTGATGTTGAACTGACTCTATTCGACCGCCCATTGAAGGAGTCTCCTAGATGACTCCAGCTTTTGAAGGACATGACGCAAGGGATGGTTAGTGAGAACCTTAATGGGATGTTCTTGGAAATAGAACCTTAGCTTCTGAGAAGCCACCATTAGGAAAAATGTTAAATTCTCTATAAGCGGATATTTGGACTCTGCGCTGAAGAGTCTTTTACTTGTATAGTACACGGGATGCTGGACGCGATCTTCATCCCGCACCAAGGCGGCACTGATGGAACTCTTCGAGACAGCAATATAGAGGAGGAAGGGCTCTCCATTTACGGGCTTTGAGAGGATTCCTGGGTTAGTCATGTGTGCCTATAACTGCTGGAATGCCTCTTTGCACTCTTCCATCCATTAGAACCTCTGATCTCCTTAGAGTATGTTGAGGAACGGTATGCGCTAATCACTTGCCTTGGAGATAAAGTGGCTTAGGGATGCTATCCTTACAGTGAGGCTCTACAAATCTTTATGCTTGCGAGGGGATGGCATCTCGATTAGAGCTTTGATCTTCatggggtttgcctctattcctcgggcgTTGACAATGAAACTGAGGAACTTCCCagaggcaactccaaaagtgcacttttggggattcaacttcatcccgaaCCCGCGAAATACCGAAATCATTTCTGCCAGGTCTTTCACGTGGTCGAGGGTCATCCTAGATTTGACAaacatgtcatctacataaacctccatgttccgaCCTAATTGGTTTTTGAACATACGCTTTACCAGTCTTTGATAGGTGGaaccaacatttttgagcccgaaaggaatcactttgtagcagtatacacccttATCAGTtcagaagctggtgtgctcttggtccatGACATACATTGAAATCTTGTTGTGCCCCgtgtacgcgtccataaaggacaagagctcgtacccggaggtggcatcgaccatctgccATTTTTCTTGGGCATTAAGACATGTTTAGATAACCATTTTGGATACTGAGCCTCTCGAATGAACCCGTTCACAAGAAGCTTGCCCACCTCAGCCTTCAAAGATAGTGCCCGTGTTGGGTCGATCGTCCTACGCTTCTGCTGAATTTGAGCAATGCTGGGGTCGATGTTCAAGGCGTGGCATATGATATTTGGGTCAATGCATGTCATGTCTGAGTGAGACCATGAAAAGACATCTTGGTTGTCTTAGAGAAAGTTCACTAGCACTTCTTGGACCTCCACCTTGAGGTTCTTTCCGACCTTGGTTTTTCTATTGGGGAGGGAGGCTCCAAGAATCATCTCCTCAACCTCCACCATGGGTTCGACAGCCCTCTTTTCTTGAACCGTGGGGTCCAACTCATCAGGTTCTTCTGCTTGAACAGCCTATACCTCCACCTCCTCATGAGGTGGCTGCTTGGGGGCTGCTGCCTCAATCACCATCACTAGTTccttgagggagacattgtagcACTGCCTGGCCTCCTTCTGGTCTCCATGGACTCTGCCAATTTCTGCCTCTATGGGGAACATCATGCACATGTGACGAATGGAAGTGATCGCTCCAAACTCTACCAGGGTTGGACGCCCTAAGATGGCGTTATACGTCGAGGACCAGTCCACGACAACGAAGGTGCAATACTTGAAGGCCTGACgaggcacttctccaagtgtcacaAGCAGCTTGATTTGCCCCATCGAAATGAGACCTTCCTCTGAGAACTCGGATAAATTCAAAGTGCATGGGGACAAGTCACTCGTGGTTTGCCCAATCTTCTCGTAGGATGACTTAAATAggatgttcacagaactcccatcGTCCACCAGAATCCAAgccaccatcatgttggaaatatGGCTCTCGACCACTAAGGGATCATGGTGGGGAAAAGGGACCCTCCGAGCATCATCCTTgaagaatgtgatgacttggttaGTCATCCTAGGCATCTGTGTTGGCAGCTGAGTTAGTGCAGTATCTCATAGTCGAGATTCAGGGATCGGGCATATCTATTCTGCGAACCCCGGGAGGTGCCCCCAAGTTGGGTCCTTCGATGACAGTTCCCACTCTTCCAGTCACTGGGGGAGTCCCATGGACTACCTTTTGTGGGGCTGCTGAGTGCAACTGACTGGGCTTGAGCCACAGTTCCAACACTGAATGTAGGTTGAAATGCAATGTACCCAGTGGGCGCAACTCCATATCCCATCGGAGTGGCACTGAAGCCAATTGGAGGCATGACACTAAAGCCAACTGACTGGTCAGTTGGGCTTAACTGTGGAACACTCACCACTCTCTGTTGGACAGGAGTGTAAGGTGGGTACTAGGTCCCCAGAGCCACATGGCATGAAGTCAACGGAGTGGGGAAAGCGACGGGTCTGCCAAACGCTCCAATATGGGCATCCTCCCAGTTTATATATTCTTGTGCTTGATGAATGAAGTCGTCGAGCCTGTAGAATCCCCTTCGCTAGAGGTCATCCCATAAAGGAGACCCTGCATTGATGCCTGCCTGCAAGGCCATTAACTATTGGTTGTCGTCGACCTTCTTGATCCTAGCGGCTTCCTCCTTTTAAGCActtgatgtaggccttgagggttTGGAGGGGTCCTTTCTTTATGTTGACCAAGGaattgacctcaaagctcaccttcctAGCCATTATAAACTATCTTTGGAATGAGGATGAGAGCTG
It includes:
- the LOC133825533 gene encoding uncharacterized protein LOC133825533; this translates as MPRMTNQVITFFKDDARRVPFPHHDPLVVESHISNMMVAWILVDDGSSVNILFKSSYEKIGQTTSDLSPCTLNLSEFSEEGLISMGQIKLLVTLGEVPRQAFKYCTFVVVDWSSTYNAILGRPTLVEFGAITSIRHMCMMFPIEAEIGRVHGDQKEARQCYNVSLKELVMVIEAAAPKQPPHEEVEV